A window from Anaerolineales bacterium encodes these proteins:
- a CDS encoding VOC family protein, translating to MSDGSRYHSAVIFVRDIEAAKRFYTEVMGMEIDLDFGTNVGLKGGLTLWQVDPRHIIPARLGSNPLATPRANLFELYFETGDIGAAFTRVKSAGMDFLHELHEEPWGQRTTRFFDPDRHLIEIGEALDAMARRMRAEGMTAEQIARKSSLPLKQIHEMLGG from the coding sequence ATGTCGGACGGATCGAGGTACCATTCGGCGGTGATCTTCGTGCGCGATATCGAGGCGGCCAAGCGCTTCTACACCGAGGTGATGGGAATGGAGATCGACCTGGATTTCGGAACGAACGTCGGGTTGAAAGGCGGCCTCACGCTGTGGCAGGTCGATCCGCGGCACATCATCCCGGCCCGGCTGGGCTCCAACCCGCTCGCTACTCCGCGTGCCAACTTGTTTGAACTGTATTTCGAAACCGGGGACATCGGGGCGGCGTTTACGCGCGTGAAATCGGCCGGGATGGATTTCCTGCACGAGTTGCACGAGGAACCCTGGGGCCAGCGGACGACGCGGTTCTTCGATCCGGACCGGCACTTGATCGAAATCGGCGAAGCGCTGGATGCCATGGCGCGCCGGATGCGCGCCGAAGGAATGACCGCGGAGCAGATCGCGCGCAAGAGTTCGCTTCCGCTGAAGCAAATCCATGAGATGCTCGGGGGATGA
- the glmS gene encoding glutamine--fructose-6-phosphate transaminase (isomerizing): protein MCGIVAYIGPRDAAPILLDGLKRLEYRGYDSAGIAVLQDGKIALRRKAGKLSNLIRAVEAQPVRGEAGIGHTRWATHGEPSDRNAHPHASASGEIVVVHNGIVENYLELKEELAAAGARFRSDTDTEVIAQLIESCADGGAPLFDAVRQAVSRLRGAHGIVAISSREPDRIVAARLGNAGGVVLGVGEGEMFVASDMPALLDHTRRMAFLDSGQIALVTRGGFSVRNLEGRPVDLPVQTVDWDAAAAEKGNYPHFMLKEIHEQVRSLGDTMAGRVDFERGDVFLPTLNLTPARARSIRRVVLTACGTAAYAGMVGRILIERLARIPAEAETASEFRYRDPLIDKHTLVIAISQSGETADTLAAMEEARRKGALLWSIVNVVGSQAMRIADGYLSMQTGPEIGVASTKAFTAPLVDLYLTAILLGRLRGVLPEEDAKRRVAELRLLPGRAGECLAREHEVARVADALKGITHCLYLGRGGNMPIAYEGALKMKEISYIHAEAYPAGEMKHGPIALVDKSMPVVALAPRDPWYEKMISQVEQTRARGGTVIAVCTDGDDRIPRLADYTLPIPEISWMLSPVLTVIPLQLLAYHTAVLRGCDIDQPRNLAKSVTVE from the coding sequence ATGTGTGGAATCGTCGCTTACATCGGCCCGCGAGACGCCGCGCCGATCCTCCTGGATGGCCTGAAGCGTTTGGAGTACCGCGGGTACGATTCGGCCGGCATTGCGGTCCTGCAGGATGGAAAGATCGCCCTGCGGCGAAAAGCCGGAAAACTCTCCAACCTAATCCGCGCGGTCGAAGCCCAGCCGGTCCGGGGCGAGGCCGGCATCGGCCATACGCGCTGGGCGACTCACGGCGAGCCCAGCGACCGCAACGCCCACCCCCACGCCAGCGCCTCGGGCGAGATCGTGGTGGTGCACAACGGAATCGTCGAAAACTATCTCGAGCTTAAGGAAGAGCTGGCCGCCGCGGGGGCGCGCTTCCGCTCCGACACCGACACCGAGGTGATCGCCCAACTGATCGAATCCTGCGCCGACGGCGGCGCGCCGCTCTTCGACGCGGTGCGCCAGGCGGTCTCACGCTTGCGCGGCGCCCACGGGATCGTGGCGATCTCCTCCCGCGAACCGGACCGGATCGTGGCCGCGCGCCTCGGCAACGCCGGCGGGGTGGTTCTCGGAGTGGGCGAAGGCGAAATGTTCGTCGCCTCCGATATGCCGGCGCTCCTGGACCACACCCGGAGGATGGCGTTCTTGGATTCCGGACAGATCGCACTCGTCACCCGCGGCGGTTTTTCCGTCCGGAATCTGGAGGGTCGTCCGGTCGACTTGCCCGTCCAAACCGTCGACTGGGACGCCGCGGCCGCCGAAAAGGGGAATTACCCGCACTTCATGCTCAAGGAAATCCACGAGCAAGTCCGCTCGCTGGGGGATACGATGGCCGGGCGGGTGGATTTCGAACGGGGCGACGTTTTTCTGCCGACTCTGAACCTGACCCCGGCCCGCGCCCGCTCCATCCGGAGGGTGGTGCTCACCGCCTGCGGGACGGCCGCCTACGCCGGGATGGTCGGCCGGATCCTGATCGAGCGCTTGGCCCGCATCCCGGCCGAGGCGGAGACCGCCTCGGAATTCCGCTACCGCGATCCGTTGATCGACAAGCACACGCTGGTGATCGCCATTTCGCAATCCGGCGAGACGGCGGACACGCTCGCCGCGATGGAAGAGGCGCGGCGCAAGGGGGCGTTGCTGTGGAGCATCGTCAACGTCGTCGGATCGCAGGCGATGCGCATCGCCGACGGGTACCTATCCATGCAGACCGGTCCGGAGATCGGCGTGGCGTCCACCAAGGCCTTCACCGCCCCGCTGGTGGATCTTTACCTCACGGCGATCCTCCTCGGCCGGCTGCGCGGGGTCCTTCCGGAGGAGGATGCCAAACGGCGGGTGGCCGAACTGCGCCTCCTGCCCGGCCGGGCCGGCGAGTGCCTGGCGCGGGAGCACGAGGTCGCCCGGGTTGCCGATGCGCTGAAAGGCATCACCCACTGCCTCTACCTCGGGCGCGGCGGCAACATGCCGATCGCCTACGAAGGCGCGTTAAAGATGAAGGAAATTTCCTACATCCATGCCGAAGCGTATCCGGCGGGGGAGATGAAGCACGGGCCGATTGCGCTGGTGGACAAATCCATGCCGGTGGTCGCGCTCGCCCCGCGCGATCCGTGGTACGAGAAGATGATCAGCCAGGTGGAGCAGACCCGGGCCCGCGGCGGGACCGTGATCGCGGTCTGCACCGACGGCGACGACCGCATCCCCCGCCTGGCGGATTACACGCTCCCGATTCCCGAGATCTCGTGGATGCTCAGCCCGGTGCTGACGGTCATCCCGCTCCAACTGCTGGCCTACCACACCGCGGTCCTGCGCGGCTGCGACATCGACCAGCCCCGCAACTTGGCCAAGAGCGTCACGGTGGAGTGA